A region from the Mucilaginibacter sp. CSA2-8R genome encodes:
- a CDS encoding MBL fold metallo-hydrolase → MHITFHGAARNVTGSKHIVQLNDGTTILLDCGMFQGLGPKTENMNEHFGFNPAKVDYMILSHAHIDHCGLIPKLVAEGFDGTIFCTAPTMDLTRILLMDSAKIQEQDNEYENKKRKKKNEEPLTALYNEQQAIEALRLFKIINYNEEVEITPHIKLLLTDAGHVIGSAAIHLSLIEDDKETRITFSGDVGRYGDLLLRSPQTFPQADYILLESTYGDSLHKEIGPIEDELRDTIHQTCVVKGGKVIIPAFSVGRTQELLYALNALELRGELPDVNYYVDSPLSDQATQVIKDHPEEYNKQVSEVLKVDADPFGFKNLRFIQSTEESMALNTDNRPSVIISSSGMAEAGRVRHHIRNNISNNKNTILIVGYCEPSSLGGHLMRGDREVYIFGEKYEVKADVNVIKSMSAHGDYEDLLHFLACQDPEKVKQLFLVHGEYETQQKFAEHIHEKGFKHIEIPYQHQRFDLD, encoded by the coding sequence ATGCATATCACTTTTCATGGCGCTGCACGTAATGTTACCGGCAGCAAACATATTGTACAATTAAACGACGGCACCACCATTTTACTGGACTGCGGTATGTTTCAGGGCCTGGGACCTAAAACAGAAAACATGAACGAGCACTTTGGCTTTAACCCGGCTAAGGTAGATTACATGATTTTATCGCACGCCCACATTGACCATTGCGGCCTGATCCCTAAACTGGTAGCCGAAGGCTTTGACGGCACCATATTTTGTACCGCCCCCACCATGGACCTCACCCGTATTTTACTGATGGACTCGGCCAAAATACAGGAACAGGATAATGAGTACGAAAACAAGAAACGTAAAAAAAAGAATGAAGAACCTTTAACAGCCCTTTATAACGAACAACAGGCCATAGAAGCACTTCGGTTGTTTAAGATAATAAATTATAATGAAGAGGTGGAAATTACACCGCACATTAAGCTTTTACTTACTGATGCCGGCCACGTGATTGGCAGTGCCGCTATCCACCTCAGCTTAATTGAAGATGATAAAGAAACCCGCATTACCTTTAGCGGTGATGTAGGCCGTTACGGTGACTTGCTGTTGCGCAGCCCGCAAACCTTTCCGCAGGCTGATTACATTTTGCTCGAATCAACTTATGGCGACTCGCTGCACAAAGAAATTGGTCCGATTGAAGATGAATTGCGTGACACCATTCATCAAACTTGCGTTGTAAAAGGCGGCAAGGTTATTATTCCGGCTTTTAGCGTAGGGCGCACCCAGGAGTTACTGTATGCACTTAATGCGCTTGAACTGCGCGGCGAATTACCCGATGTAAATTATTATGTTGACAGTCCGTTATCAGACCAGGCTACGCAGGTGATAAAAGATCACCCGGAAGAATATAATAAACAGGTAAGCGAGGTACTGAAAGTGGATGCCGATCCGTTTGGCTTTAAAAACCTGCGCTTTATACAGTCTACCGAAGAATCAATGGCGTTGAATACCGATAACCGGCCAAGCGTCATTATCTCCTCATCGGGCATGGCCGAAGCCGGCAGGGTAAGGCATCACATCCGTAATAATATCAGCAACAACAAAAACACCATATTGATTGTGGGCTACTGTGAACCCAGCTCCTTGGGCGGCCATTTAATGCGGGGCGACCGTGAGGTCTACATTTTTGGCGAAAAGTACGAAGTAAAAGCAGATGTGAACGTAATTAAAAGCATGAGTGCCCATGGCGACTACGAAGACCTGCTGCACTTTTTAGCCTGCCAGGATCCTGAAAAAGTAAAACAGCTTTTTTTAGTACACGGCGAATACGAAACACAGCAAAAGTTTGCCGAACATATTCATGAAAAAGGGTTTAAGCATATCGAAATACCTTACCAGCATCAGCGATTTGATTTAGATTAA
- a CDS encoding BlaI/MecI/CopY family transcriptional regulator: MEIKELTRAEEQLMHVLWQIRKGYVKDVIEQLPEPKPAYNTVSTIIRILETKGFVGHTAYGKSHEYHPIISKEEYQNFASDKLLTGYFDNSVKRMFSFFVQKEKINVKEADEIMKLIEKFKDK; encoded by the coding sequence ATGGAAATTAAAGAGCTAACCCGTGCAGAAGAACAGTTGATGCATGTGCTTTGGCAAATCAGAAAGGGATACGTAAAGGATGTGATTGAACAATTGCCCGAGCCGAAGCCTGCTTACAATACGGTATCTACCATTATACGCATATTAGAAACCAAGGGCTTTGTAGGGCATACAGCTTATGGCAAAAGTCATGAGTATCATCCCATCATCAGTAAAGAAGAGTACCAGAATTTTGCATCAGATAAATTGCTGACTGGTTATTTTGATAACTCGGTAAAGCGTATGTTTTCCTTTTTTGTACAGAAGGAAAAAATTAACGTTAAAGAAGCTGATGAGATCATGAAGCTTATTGAAAAGTTTAAAGACAAATAA
- a CDS encoding TonB family protein, translated as MTWWHYLLLSNLYLILFFGFYALLLQRETFFQLNRVYLLGSAIISFLIPAIQSDWVKQWLITQKVHQTLYSASPNLVYGIQAIQPDRITIGEIVGGIYATGIVVLSVKLLWQFVVLRQLLKNKKVAAAWSFFKNIEVDEQLESRDVIMAHEEVHARQWHSADVMLMEMLMIINWFNPVVYLYRRSVKNIHEFIADQNAVQAGTSKAEYAMLLVSQTFNAPVHHLLNPFFNSSILKQRIVMLQKSKSHYSALLKYGFSAPLFALMLALSSATINNSDVVETLHNQAETMFDVAAPVPFETTTGLSTNTSRKNLAKKAGVLALKRNAAAKIHSQNVEINNADLTPVTNTNVAVHNEVFTSVEKLPSFQGGMESFGKYLNKTLRYPKEAQDQGRQGRVIVTFIVEADGSLTDVHTIRDPGLGLGEEAVRVINASPKWIPGEQNSRKVRVQYTVPVVFTLSEDGEPEPKKEEMKSAKIKSVSFIRHINLNGTSVTDSTSSKQPLKMLVLSRKKTDTNAPQPMIVIDGKEAPEGLLLNNVKADQINRIDVYKDENATRLYGDKGKNGVVAISTKNKP; from the coding sequence ATGACCTGGTGGCATTATTTATTGCTGTCTAATTTATACCTGATTTTATTTTTCGGGTTTTATGCTCTGCTGTTGCAGCGCGAAACGTTTTTTCAGCTCAACCGAGTATATTTGTTAGGGTCGGCAATTATTTCTTTTCTCATCCCGGCCATACAGTCGGACTGGGTGAAACAGTGGTTGATCACCCAAAAGGTGCATCAAACTTTGTACAGTGCCAGCCCTAATTTAGTATATGGTATACAGGCTATACAACCTGACCGCATAACAATTGGCGAAATAGTGGGCGGCATTTATGCCACCGGTATTGTTGTGCTGTCGGTTAAATTACTCTGGCAGTTTGTGGTGCTCCGGCAGTTACTAAAAAATAAAAAAGTAGCTGCTGCCTGGTCGTTTTTTAAAAATATTGAGGTTGACGAGCAACTGGAAAGCCGGGACGTAATTATGGCGCACGAAGAAGTGCATGCCCGGCAATGGCACTCGGCCGATGTGATGCTGATGGAAATGCTGATGATTATCAACTGGTTTAACCCGGTGGTTTACCTGTACCGGCGTTCTGTCAAAAATATTCATGAGTTTATTGCCGACCAAAACGCCGTACAGGCAGGTACCAGTAAGGCTGAATATGCTATGCTATTGGTAAGCCAAACTTTTAATGCGCCGGTACATCACTTGCTTAATCCTTTTTTTAATAGCAGTATTTTAAAGCAGCGTATTGTAATGCTGCAAAAAAGCAAATCGCACTACAGCGCTTTGTTAAAGTATGGCTTTTCAGCCCCCTTATTTGCCCTGATGCTTGCCTTATCGTCGGCTACCATCAACAACAGCGATGTGGTTGAAACTTTACATAACCAAGCCGAAACCATGTTTGATGTAGCTGCACCGGTACCTTTTGAAACTACCACAGGACTAAGCACAAACACAAGCCGTAAAAATTTGGCCAAAAAAGCCGGAGTTTTGGCGCTCAAGCGCAATGCAGCAGCCAAAATCCATTCGCAAAATGTTGAGATAAATAATGCAGATTTAACCCCAGTTACCAACACCAATGTTGCTGTTCATAATGAGGTTTTTACATCGGTTGAAAAGCTGCCATCTTTTCAGGGAGGGATGGAAAGTTTTGGGAAATATTTGAACAAAACCTTACGCTATCCGAAGGAGGCTCAGGACCAGGGGAGGCAAGGCCGGGTTATAGTAACCTTTATTGTGGAGGCAGATGGTTCATTAACCGATGTGCATACCATCAGGGACCCGGGGCTGGGTTTAGGTGAGGAAGCCGTAAGGGTAATTAATGCATCGCCCAAATGGATACCCGGTGAGCAAAACAGCCGCAAGGTAAGGGTGCAGTATACCGTGCCTGTTGTGTTTACGTTATCTGAAGACGGTGAGCCAGAGCCAAAGAAAGAAGAAATGAAAAGTGCCAAAATAAAAAGTGTAAGTTTTATAAGGCATATTAACCTGAATGGTACCAGTGTTACAGATAGCACCAGCAGTAAACAACCCCTTAAAATGCTGGTATTAAGCCGTAAAAAAACGGATACCAATGCGCCCCAGCCCATGATTGTTATTGACGGCAAAGAAGCTCCTGAAGGCTTGCTGCTTAACAATGTAAAAGCTGACCAAATTAATCGGATTGACGTTTATAAAGATGAGAATGCAACCCGTTTATATGGCGATAAAGGCAAAAATGGCGTAGTTGCTATCAGCACAAAAAATAAGCCGTAA
- the pyk gene encoding pyruvate kinase, giving the protein MKLSFNRTKIVATMGPASAKKDVLLAMVKAGVNVCRLNFSHGRAEDHQKTIDLIREINEQYKTNIAMLADLQGPKIRIGLVKDGGIHLVNGKHINMTTRECIGDENQIYITYETFPQDVQTNEIILLDDGKLQLKVIETNRKDNVLCEVIHGGILTSRKGVNLPNTKVSIPSLTEEDLVNLQFALQNDVEWIGLSFVRTGEDIVELKRIISRSGKASRVIAKIEKPEAIDNIDAIIAATDGVMVARGDLGVEMPLEEVPLLQKMIARKCRAASKPVIVATQMLETMITTPRPTRAEVNDVANSVLDGADAVMLSGETSVGEFPVIVIETMAKIVRNVEERGYPFNSAKYSEVDANSANFLSNAVCESAVHLSQQTNAVGIVSMTFSGYTAFEISSHRPKANTYIFTSNKQLLNALSLVWGVRAYYYDELESTDKTISDVNNILKSENLVEVGDVLINTAAVPISAQGKTNMLKVTVVE; this is encoded by the coding sequence ATGAAATTGTCTTTTAACCGTACTAAAATTGTAGCTACCATGGGCCCTGCATCTGCTAAAAAGGATGTATTACTGGCTATGGTAAAGGCAGGTGTAAATGTTTGCCGCCTCAACTTTTCGCATGGCAGAGCCGAAGATCATCAAAAAACAATTGATCTGATCCGCGAAATTAATGAGCAATACAAAACTAACATTGCCATGCTGGCCGACTTACAAGGCCCTAAAATCCGTATCGGCCTGGTAAAAGATGGTGGCATACACCTGGTAAACGGCAAACACATCAACATGACCACCCGCGAGTGTATTGGTGATGAGAACCAGATCTACATTACTTACGAAACTTTTCCGCAGGATGTACAGACCAACGAAATCATTTTATTGGATGACGGTAAGCTGCAGCTTAAAGTAATTGAGACTAACCGTAAAGACAACGTTTTGTGCGAGGTTATTCATGGTGGTATCTTAACCTCACGTAAAGGTGTTAACCTGCCTAACACTAAAGTGTCTATCCCGAGCTTAACCGAAGAGGATTTGGTTAACCTGCAGTTTGCACTGCAAAATGATGTAGAATGGATTGGTTTATCGTTTGTTCGTACCGGCGAAGACATTGTTGAATTAAAACGTATTATCAGCCGCAGTGGAAAGGCATCACGTGTGATTGCAAAAATTGAGAAGCCTGAAGCTATTGATAACATTGATGCTATTATTGCCGCTACCGATGGCGTAATGGTGGCCCGTGGTGACCTGGGTGTAGAGATGCCTTTGGAGGAGGTGCCTTTATTGCAAAAAATGATTGCCCGCAAATGCCGTGCAGCATCAAAACCGGTAATTGTAGCTACCCAGATGCTCGAAACCATGATTACTACGCCACGCCCAACCCGTGCCGAAGTAAACGACGTAGCCAACTCGGTACTGGACGGCGCTGACGCAGTAATGCTAAGCGGCGAAACCTCGGTAGGTGAGTTTCCGGTTATCGTTATTGAAACAATGGCTAAAATTGTGCGTAACGTTGAAGAGCGTGGTTATCCTTTTAATTCGGCTAAATATTCGGAGGTTGATGCCAACAGCGCTAATTTCTTGAGTAATGCCGTTTGTGAATCGGCGGTACACTTGTCACAGCAAACCAATGCGGTGGGTATCGTATCTATGACTTTCTCTGGCTATACTGCCTTCGAAATATCAAGCCATCGCCCTAAAGCTAATACTTACATTTTCACTTCTAACAAGCAACTACTTAATGCACTGAGCCTGGTTTGGGGTGTAAGAGCTTATTACTATGATGAGTTAGAAAGCACCGATAAAACCATCAGCGATGTAAACAACATCCTGAAAAGCGAAAACCTGGTTGAAGTAGGTGATGTGTTAATTAATACTGCAGCAGTACCTATTTCTGCTCAAGGCAAAACTAACATGCTTAAAGTTACTGTAGTAGAATAA
- a CDS encoding IPExxxVDY family protein: MSKKVLKFEIDLDFVLIAINTPLKDYRVCHFINKYLNFSFKKIPDLAVDIYQGTTEPAFFSIYHHQWESTETDFYFIANKGSDGLLIPEMREVDYFFMIKNFIDDTDLNSIISTLNRIPEIIAAVKIEPKKIKSRENLLF; encoded by the coding sequence TTGAGTAAGAAGGTTTTAAAGTTTGAGATAGATCTTGACTTCGTTTTGATCGCAATCAATACTCCTTTAAAGGATTACCGCGTTTGCCATTTCATTAATAAATATTTAAATTTCAGCTTTAAAAAAATACCCGATCTGGCCGTTGATATTTACCAGGGTACCACCGAACCTGCTTTTTTTTCAATTTACCACCACCAGTGGGAGTCTACCGAAACCGACTTTTATTTTATAGCCAATAAGGGATCTGATGGGCTGCTTATACCCGAAATGCGGGAGGTAGATTACTTTTTTATGATCAAAAATTTCATAGACGATACCGACCTAAACAGCATTATCAGTACGCTTAACCGTATACCCGAAATTATTGCCGCCGTAAAGATTGAACCAAAAAAAATAAAATCACGGGAAAATCTCTTATTTTAG
- a CDS encoding acyl carrier protein codes for MSDIASRVKAIIVEKLGVDESEVTPEASFTNDLGADSLDTVELIMEFEKEFNVAIPDDQAETIGTVGQAIAYLEKNVK; via the coding sequence ATGTCTGATATCGCTTCAAGAGTAAAAGCAATTATCGTGGAAAAATTAGGTGTTGACGAAAGTGAAGTTACACCTGAAGCAAGCTTTACCAATGATTTGGGAGCTGACTCATTGGACACCGTGGAATTGATCATGGAGTTTGAGAAAGAATTTAACGTAGCTATTCCTGACGATCAGGCTGAAACTATTGGCACTGTTGGTCAAGCTATCGCTTACCTGGAAAAAAACGTTAAATAA
- the fabF gene encoding beta-ketoacyl-ACP synthase II encodes MEFKRVVVTGLGALTPIGNSVQEYWTGLINGVSGAAFIKSFDTTHFKTKFACEVKNFDADAFLGRKDARKLDPFVQYALYSTEEAVKDAELDFEKLDVNRIGVIWGSGIGGLKTFLDEVVNFAKGDGTPRFNPFFIPKMIADIAPGHISIKYGLRGPNFTTVSACASSNNSLIDAFNYIRLGKANMFISGGSEAIINEAGIGGFNAMHALSTRNEDPATASRPFDLDRDGFVAGEGAGTIILEELEHAKARGAKIYAEMMGGGMSADAYHMTAPHPEGLGAALVMKAALEDAGMTPADIDYVNVHGTSTPIGDPQEVKAIQQAYGDDVFRVNISSTKSMTGHLLGAAGAVEAIAAIMAVKNDIVPPTINHFTDDPAFDPRINFTFNQAQKRTVRAAQSNGFGFGGHNASVIFKKYEE; translated from the coding sequence ATGGAGTTTAAACGAGTAGTAGTTACCGGGCTTGGTGCACTTACTCCGATAGGTAATTCGGTTCAGGAATACTGGACCGGGTTAATTAACGGAGTAAGTGGGGCTGCCTTTATCAAAAGTTTTGATACTACGCATTTCAAAACAAAATTTGCTTGCGAAGTTAAGAACTTTGACGCCGATGCTTTTTTGGGCCGTAAAGACGCCCGTAAGCTTGATCCGTTTGTGCAATACGCTTTGTATTCGACAGAAGAAGCGGTTAAAGATGCCGAACTGGACTTTGAAAAGCTGGACGTTAATCGTATCGGTGTTATTTGGGGCTCTGGTATTGGCGGCCTGAAAACCTTTTTAGACGAAGTAGTTAACTTTGCCAAAGGTGATGGCACGCCGCGCTTTAATCCTTTCTTTATACCCAAAATGATTGCAGATATTGCTCCCGGGCATATCTCGATCAAGTATGGACTGCGTGGCCCTAACTTTACTACAGTTTCGGCTTGTGCATCATCCAATAACTCACTGATTGATGCCTTTAACTATATCCGTTTGGGTAAAGCTAATATGTTCATCAGTGGCGGTTCTGAAGCAATTATTAACGAAGCCGGTATAGGTGGGTTTAATGCCATGCACGCTTTGTCTACCCGCAACGAGGATCCGGCAACGGCATCACGGCCTTTTGATTTAGATCGCGATGGCTTTGTGGCAGGTGAGGGTGCAGGTACCATTATACTGGAAGAGTTAGAGCATGCTAAAGCCCGTGGTGCAAAAATATATGCCGAAATGATGGGTGGCGGCATGAGTGCCGATGCTTATCACATGACGGCTCCGCACCCTGAAGGCTTGGGTGCAGCCCTGGTAATGAAGGCTGCCCTTGAGGATGCCGGCATGACCCCTGCAGATATTGATTATGTAAATGTGCACGGTACATCTACACCAATCGGTGATCCGCAGGAAGTAAAGGCTATACAGCAAGCTTACGGCGATGACGTATTTCGTGTTAATATCAGCTCAACTAAATCAATGACGGGGCACTTATTAGGTGCAGCGGGTGCAGTTGAAGCTATTGCAGCTATAATGGCTGTAAAAAACGATATTGTACCGCCTACCATTAACCACTTTACCGACGATCCTGCTTTTGACCCGCGTATTAATTTTACGTTTAACCAGGCGCAAAAGCGTACGGTTAGGGCAGCACAAAGTAATGGCTTTGGCTTTGGTGGCCATAATGCATCGGTGATATTTAAAAAATACGAAGAGTAA
- the rnc gene encoding ribonuclease III translates to MPVSRLYKLYLSPHRKYVKTLKNLLGFVPGNLSLYRLAFRHKSVAQPVKKGVKNSNERLEFLGDAVLGSVVAEVLFKMYPYQDEGFLTELRSKIVSRNNLNALARKLGFDQLIQYDNRMVNSTRQSSLYGDAFEALIGAVYLDKGYDFTKSFLINRIIKSHIDIHTLEQTETNFKSKLIEWCQRHGKDVIFELTQNQDGESNKLFTVQVNIDGDIMGLGKEFSKKNAEKLAAEKACEALGI, encoded by the coding sequence ATGCCAGTTAGCCGGTTATACAAGCTTTATTTATCCCCGCATCGTAAATACGTAAAAACATTAAAGAATTTGCTCGGCTTCGTGCCGGGCAATTTGTCTTTATATCGATTGGCATTCAGGCATAAATCGGTAGCACAGCCTGTAAAAAAGGGTGTAAAAAATAGTAACGAGCGGTTAGAGTTTTTGGGCGATGCTGTTTTAGGCAGTGTGGTTGCCGAAGTTCTGTTTAAAATGTACCCTTACCAGGATGAAGGCTTTTTGACCGAACTGAGGTCAAAAATTGTAAGTCGCAACAACCTCAATGCGCTAGCCCGCAAATTAGGCTTCGATCAGTTAATACAATATGATAACCGCATGGTTAATTCTACCCGGCAAAGCTCGCTGTACGGTGATGCCTTTGAGGCGCTAATAGGTGCCGTATACCTCGACAAAGGCTACGATTTTACCAAGAGTTTCCTGATTAATCGCATTATCAAGTCGCACATCGACATCCATACGCTCGAGCAAACCGAAACCAACTTCAAAAGCAAATTGATTGAGTGGTGCCAGCGCCATGGTAAAGATGTGATATTTGAACTTACCCAAAACCAGGATGGCGAAAGCAATAAGCTGTTTACGGTGCAGGTAAATATCGACGGTGATATTATGGGCTTGGGTAAAGAATTCAGTAAAAAGAATGCCGAAAAGCTTGCCGCCGAAAAGGCCTGCGAGGCCTTAGGTATATAA
- a CDS encoding YicC/YloC family endoribonuclease, translating to MIKSMTGYGIATHDAGSTKYTVEIKSLNSKFLELSLRIPKAFSEKEFQLRTECNKQIERGKVNLSINVEQTGSAVKAAGIDTKLLKHYYEQLKAVSVELNEPTGNLMQLALGLPEVVKYTEDTITEEEWKSVERTFQQALANFQQFRADEGSVLQNEVTQRINTIMHNLQLVEVEEPKRIPLIRERLNQFLADAVGGDNVDHNRFEQELIYYIDKLDVTEEKVRLKTHCEYFLETLKSADANGKKLGFISQEIGREINTLGSKANDAAMQKLVVGMKEELEKIKEQLLNVL from the coding sequence ATGATAAAATCAATGACAGGGTACGGCATTGCTACGCATGATGCAGGCAGCACCAAGTACACCGTTGAGATCAAATCTCTAAACAGCAAGTTTCTCGAACTCTCGCTGCGAATTCCCAAAGCTTTTTCCGAAAAAGAATTTCAGTTGCGCACCGAGTGCAACAAGCAAATTGAACGCGGAAAGGTAAACTTAAGTATCAATGTTGAGCAAACCGGGTCTGCTGTTAAAGCTGCCGGTATCGATACTAAGTTGTTGAAACATTATTACGAGCAACTTAAAGCCGTAAGTGTTGAATTAAATGAACCTACCGGTAACCTGATGCAACTGGCATTGGGCCTGCCTGAGGTAGTTAAATATACCGAAGATACCATTACCGAAGAAGAATGGAAATCAGTTGAGCGTACCTTTCAGCAGGCGCTGGCTAATTTTCAGCAGTTTCGTGCCGATGAAGGCAGCGTTTTGCAGAATGAAGTAACGCAACGCATCAATACCATTATGCACAACCTGCAACTGGTAGAGGTTGAGGAGCCCAAACGCATACCCTTAATACGCGAACGTTTAAACCAGTTTTTGGCGGATGCCGTAGGCGGCGACAATGTTGACCACAATCGTTTTGAGCAGGAACTGATCTACTATATTGATAAACTGGATGTTACCGAAGAAAAAGTAAGACTGAAAACCCATTGCGAGTATTTTTTAGAAACACTTAAGAGTGCTGATGCCAACGGTAAAAAGTTAGGTTTTATATCACAGGAGATTGGCCGCGAGATTAATACCCTTGGTTCTAAAGCCAATGATGCTGCCATGCAAAAACTGGTAGTAGGGATGAAAGAGGAACTGGAAAAAATAAAGGAACAACTATTAAACGTACTGTAA
- the gmk gene encoding guanylate kinase: MGKLLIFSAPSGAGKTTIVHHLLSRFPELEFSISATTREARGDEENGKDYYFISQAEFLHRIAKKQFVEFEEVYTGTFYGTLRQEIERIWKKGKTVIFDIDVEGGLHLKRKYQEQALAIFVQPPSLEVLKERLTGRGTDSEEKLKERFEKAEKELNYAPRFDVILKNYDLATACAEAEKMVGDFLNS, from the coding sequence ATGGGTAAACTGCTAATTTTCTCCGCTCCCTCCGGCGCCGGTAAAACCACCATCGTACATCATTTGCTTTCTAGATTTCCTGAATTGGAGTTTTCTATATCAGCCACCACCCGCGAGGCGCGCGGCGACGAGGAAAACGGCAAAGATTATTACTTTATCAGTCAGGCTGAGTTTTTGCACCGCATTGCCAAAAAGCAGTTTGTGGAGTTTGAGGAAGTTTATACCGGTACTTTTTACGGCACCCTGCGCCAGGAAATTGAACGTATCTGGAAAAAAGGCAAAACAGTAATTTTTGATATCGACGTAGAAGGCGGCCTTCATCTTAAGCGTAAGTACCAGGAGCAGGCTCTGGCTATATTTGTACAGCCACCATCATTAGAAGTGCTTAAAGAGCGTTTAACAGGCCGCGGAACAGATAGCGAAGAAAAGCTAAAGGAGCGTTTTGAAAAGGCAGAAAAGGAGCTAAACTATGCGCCCCGGTTTGATGTTATCTTAAAGAACTATGACTTGGCAACAGCCTGTGCCGAGGCCGAAAAAATGGTTGGCGACTTTTTAAATAGTTAA
- the nadD gene encoding nicotinate (nicotinamide) nucleotide adenylyltransferase codes for MKIGLLFGSFNPIHIGHLIIANYMANYTDLDKVWLVVTPQNPFKKYGGLINTYDRLEMARLATDNADLLEVSDVEIKLPQPSYTIDTLTHLKEQYPQHEFVLIMGSDNLVSLPKWKNYKLILRDHKVLVYPRPGYENAELASHPSVTITMTPLMELSATFIRQAIAQKKNVQYFVPDAVLKFIESKNLYS; via the coding sequence ATGAAAATAGGCTTGCTTTTCGGTTCATTTAATCCCATACACATCGGGCATTTAATTATAGCCAATTATATGGCTAACTATACCGATTTAGATAAGGTATGGCTGGTGGTAACGCCCCAAAACCCCTTTAAAAAATATGGGGGCCTGATTAACACTTACGACAGGCTGGAGATGGCCCGGCTGGCTACCGATAACGCTGACTTGTTAGAAGTAAGCGATGTAGAGATAAAACTGCCGCAGCCTTCATACACTATTGATACGCTTACCCATTTAAAAGAGCAATACCCTCAGCACGAATTTGTGCTGATTATGGGCTCAGACAACCTGGTGAGCCTGCCTAAATGGAAGAATTACAAACTAATTTTACGCGATCATAAAGTACTGGTGTATCCGCGCCCAGGCTATGAAAATGCCGAACTGGCCTCACACCCATCCGTGACCATCACCATGACACCGCTGATGGAGCTATCGGCCACTTTTATACGGCAGGCCATCGCCCAGAAAAAAAATGTACAGTATTTTGTGCCCGATGCCGTGCTCAAGTTTATCGAGAGTAAAAATCTGTACAGCTAA